One genomic region from Rosa rugosa chromosome 1, drRosRugo1.1, whole genome shotgun sequence encodes:
- the LOC133725593 gene encoding uncharacterized protein LOC133725593 — MVKMADLGRFHALFQGSSEEFWRENVYGGWATLVAVLIILAWQCFKGFLYKKTSSSSASSSTVGVSDSNPIASGSGGSQTRVSEMVTDADLKFLIENLDEKIGQNKKWDNVIEKGNDLLYYSAKCCKPKVGPVKYLSVTIFEDCTPEMLRDFYMDNEYRKQWDKMLIEHEQLHVDKNNGVEVGRTIKKFPLLTPREYVLAWRLWEGKDKTFYCFVKECEHSLAPRQKKYVRVSTFRSGWRIRKVPGRNACEIKMYHQEDAGLNVEMAKLAFAKGIWSYVCKMDSALRKYSTISNDQSSSAATAVTLIKKVPPGLQAMDSNGANSAEPIVHRPVTGGERKLSRRPSKKLLANGLLLVGGLVCLSRGRSSLGAKVAMAYILTKLNKRGVSSSQNGDIAGI; from the exons aTGGTGAAAATGGCGGACTTGGGCCGATTCCACGCCCTATTTCAAGGCTCGTCGGAGGAGTTTTGGCGGGAAAACGTTTATGGGGGATGGGCTACTCTTGTGGCTGTGCTTATTATCTTGGCTTGGCAGTGTTTCAAGGGTTTTTTGTATAAGAAAACGTCTTCTTCCTCTGCTTCTTCATCTACAGTTGGTGTCTCTGATTCAAATCCCATTGCTTCTGGCTCTGGGGGTTCACAGACTAG AGTCTCGGAAATGGTAACAGATGCAGATTTGAAGTTTCTGATTGAAAATTTGGACGAGAAGATCGGTCAGAATAAGAAATGGGACAATGTCATAGAGAAAGGAAATGATCTTCTATACTACAGTGCTAAGTGCTGCAAGCCTAAG GTTGGTCCTGTGAAGTACTTGAGTGTGACAATATTTGAGGACTGCACACCTGAGATGCTTAGAGACTTCTACATGGACAATGAATACAGAAAGCAATGGGATAAAATGCTGATTGAGCATGAACAGTTACATGTGGACAAAAACAATGGGGTTGAAGTTGGCCGGACAATAAAGAAGTTTCCACTGTTGACACCTAGAGAGTATGTATTAGCTTGGAGACTGTGGGAGGGAAAAGATAAAACATTCTACTGTTTTGTCAAG GAATGTGAACATTCTTTGGCACCACGGCAGAAGAAGTATGTGCGTGTTAGTACTTTCAGATCTGGTTGGCGAATCAGAAAAG TACCTGGTAGAAATGCCTGCGAGATCAAAATGTATCACCAAGAAGATGCTGGTTTAAACGTGGAGATGGCAAAACTGGCCTTCGCGAAGGGCATATGGAGTTACGTATGTAAGATGGATAGTGCACTACGTAAATATTCTACAATCAGCAATGATCAATCAAGTTCTGCTGCCACTGCAGTCACTTTGATAAAAAAG GTCCCCCCTGGATTACAGGCCATGGATAGCAATGGAGCAAACTCTGCAGAACCTATTGTTCACAGACCAGTTACTGGTGGGGAGAGGAAATTGTCAAGAAGACCATCAAAAAAATTGCTAGCCAATGGCTTGCTGCTTGTCGGTGGTCTGGTCTGCCTATCTCGTGGTCGCTCAAGCCTGGGTGCAAAGGTTGCCATGGCATATATCTTGACCAAACTGAACAAGCGTGGTGTTTCATCAAGTCAAAATGGGGATATTGCAGGCATATGA
- the LOC133725592 gene encoding protein STRUBBELIG-RECEPTOR FAMILY 5-like isoform X1 has translation MFHNLLVLWGVLFGFFTVCVYSNTNSQDVTALNVMYNSLTSKSKLSGWKSSGGDPCGDSWKGIKCSGSSVTEIKLSDLDLSGSMGYQLASLTSVTSFDVSNNKFSGDIPYQLPPNAKQIDLSNNGFTNTVPYSVSQMSNLETLNLGHNKLSGQLTDMFNKLTKLKKLDLSHNSLTGNLPQSFAKLSGLRTLYLQNNQFTGTINVLLYTPIDDLNVENNHFTGWIPNDLKSINIKSGGNNWSSGPSPPSPPGVYRNRGSGSSSSGGGEKSSVAKGLTIAGIAFAVLFLLGILIFCCSRKKRSKNPHLLEDDRFDKRKSFSMFSSRDLTKDMRSDYDGLKSTDSPAIIDIKPVQKSPSTGFKSLSGRLQSFARRSTSVKAVSYALADLQVATGNFAPARLLGQGSIGRVYKAKFESGKILAVKKIDSSLFQGAPPQEFSDIVVSISKIRHANIAELVGYCAELGHHMLIYEYFRNGSLNEFLHMSDDYSNPLTWNTRVKIALGTARAIEYLHEVCSPSVIHKNIKSSNIFLDLELNPRLSDYGLATFHQRTSQNLGTGYNAPECTKPSAYTLKSDVYSFGVVMLELLTGRKPVDSSKPRSEECLVRWATPQLHDLDALSKMVDPALRGLYDPKSVSRFADIIALCVQRESEFRPPISEVVQQLVRLVQRSTVNMDLGLSRHSSNSSSYREDLQSSRRLTDF, from the exons ATGTTCCACAACCTTCTTGTGTTGTGGGGTGTTCTGTTTGGATTCTTCACCGTCTGCGTATATTCGAACACCAATTCCCAAGATG TTACTGCCCTTAATGTGATGTATAACAGCTTAACCTCTAAGTCAAAACTAAGTGGTTGGAAATCAAGTGGCGGTGACCCTTGTGGTGATTCTTGGAAAGGGATCAAATGCTCAGGCTCATCTGTAACTGAAAT AAAGTTGTCTGACCTTGATCTCAGTGGATCAATGGGGTACCAGCTTGCAAGCTTAACATCCGTCACCTCCTT TGACGTAAGCAACAACAAATTCAGCGGTGATATACCATATCAACTGCCTCCTAACGCAAAGCAAAT AGATCTTTCCAACAATGGCTTCACAAATACCGTACCATATTCAGTATCTCAGATGTCCAACCTTGAAACTCT AAATCTTGGTCATAACAAGCTCAGTGGACAGTTGACTGATATGTTTAATAAACTTACTAAACTTAAGAAGCT GGATCTATCTCACAACTCACTGACTGGCAACTTGCCTCAGAGTTTTGCAAAGCTCTCAGGCCTCAGGACATT GTATCTGCAGAACAATCAATTTACCGGGACGATAAATGTCCTACTGTACACTCCCATTGATGATTT GAATGTTGAAAACAACCACTTTACTGGCTGGATCCCTAATGATTTGAAGAGCATAAACATAAA GTCTGGAGGAAACAATTGGTCATCTGGGCCATCTCCACCTTCTCCCCCTGGTGTATACCGTAATAGGGGGTCAGGCAGCAGTAGCAGTGGTGGTGGGGAGAAGTCTTCAGTAGCCAAAGGATTGACAATAGCTGGGATAGCTTTCGCCGTGTTGTTTCTGCTTGGAATTCTAATTTTCTGCTGTTCAAGAAAGAAACGTTCTAAAAATCCCCATCTCCTTGAGGATGATAGGTTTGACAAGCGGAAATCCTTCTCTATGTTTTCATCTAGAGACTTGACTAAAGACATGCGTTCTGACTATGATG GCTTGAAGTCTACGGATTCTCCAGCCATTATTGACATAAAGCCTGTTCAAAAATCTCCATCAACTGGTTTTAAGTCCCTTTCTGGCCGGTTGCAATCCTTTGCCAGAAGAAGCACCTCTGTGAAAGCTGTATCTTACGCTTTAGCAGACTTGCAGGTTGCGACAGGTAATTTTGCACCAGCTCGCCTTCTTGGGCAGGGCTCAATTGGACGTGTTTATAAGGCCAAATTTGAAAGTGGGAAG ATTTTGGCTGTGAAAAAAATTGACTCCTCACTGTTCCAAGGAGCACCACCACAAGAATTTTCTGACATCGTTGTGAGCATTTCCAAGATTCGTCATGCCAACATTGCCGAACTTGTTGGTTACTGTGCAGAACTAGGGCACCACATGTTAATTTACGAGTATTTCAGGAATGGCTCACTTAATGAGTTCTTACACATGTCAGATGACTACAGCAATCCTCTAACTTGGAACACAAGAGTCAAGATTGCTTTGGGCACTGCGCGTGCTATTGA GTACCTCCATGAGGTTTGCTCTCCATCCGTAATTCACAAGAACATCAAATCATCTAATATTTTTCTCGACCTTGAACTCAATCCTCGTCTATCTGATTATGGCTTGGCAACCTTTCATCAG CGCACTAGCCAAAACCTAGGGACGGGATACAATGCACCAGAATGCACGAAGCCATCAGCTTATACATTGAAGAGTGATGTTTACAGCTTTGGGGTAGTCATGTTGGAATTATTGACAGGTCGTAAGCCAGTTGACAG TTCAAAACCACGGTCAGAGGAGTGCCTTGTCCGATGGGCAACCCCACAGCTCCATGATCTTGACGCATTGTCAAAAATGGTCGACCCTGCCCTGCGAGGACTCTACGATCCCAAGTCAGTCTCCCGGTTTGCTGATATCATTGCCCTATGCGTTCAG CGAGAGTCCGAATTTCGGCCACCTATCTCAGAAGTTGTTCAGCAGTTGGTGCGGCTAGTTCAGCGCTCGACCGTGAACATGGATCTTGGTCTTTCTCGTCACTCTAGTAACTCGAGCAGCTATAGAGAAGATCTCCAATCTTCTCGTCGGCTGACCGACTTTTGA
- the LOC133725592 gene encoding protein STRUBBELIG-RECEPTOR FAMILY 5-like isoform X3 — translation MSNLETLNLGHNKLSGQLTDMFNKLTKLKKLDLSHNSLTGNLPQSFAKLSGLRTLYLQNNQFTGTINVLLYTPIDDLNVENNHFTGWIPNDLKSINIKSGGNNWSSGPSPPSPPGVYRNRGSGSSSSGGGEKSSVAKGLTIAGIAFAVLFLLGILIFCCSRKKRSKNPHLLEDDRFDKRKSFSMFSSRDLTKDMRSDYDGLKSTDSPAIIDIKPVQKSPSTGFKSLSGRLQSFARRSTSVKAVSYALADLQVATGNFAPARLLGQGSIGRVYKAKFESGKILAVKKIDSSLFQGAPPQEFSDIVVSISKIRHANIAELVGYCAELGHHMLIYEYFRNGSLNEFLHMSDDYSNPLTWNTRVKIALGTARAIEYLHEVCSPSVIHKNIKSSNIFLDLELNPRLSDYGLATFHQRTSQNLGTGYNAPECTKPSAYTLKSDVYSFGVVMLELLTGRKPVDSSKPRSEECLVRWATPQLHDLDALSKMVDPALRGLYDPKSVSRFADIIALCVQRESEFRPPISEVVQQLVRLVQRSTVNMDLGLSRHSSNSSSYREDLQSSRRLTDF, via the exons ATGTCCAACCTTGAAACTCT AAATCTTGGTCATAACAAGCTCAGTGGACAGTTGACTGATATGTTTAATAAACTTACTAAACTTAAGAAGCT GGATCTATCTCACAACTCACTGACTGGCAACTTGCCTCAGAGTTTTGCAAAGCTCTCAGGCCTCAGGACATT GTATCTGCAGAACAATCAATTTACCGGGACGATAAATGTCCTACTGTACACTCCCATTGATGATTT GAATGTTGAAAACAACCACTTTACTGGCTGGATCCCTAATGATTTGAAGAGCATAAACATAAA GTCTGGAGGAAACAATTGGTCATCTGGGCCATCTCCACCTTCTCCCCCTGGTGTATACCGTAATAGGGGGTCAGGCAGCAGTAGCAGTGGTGGTGGGGAGAAGTCTTCAGTAGCCAAAGGATTGACAATAGCTGGGATAGCTTTCGCCGTGTTGTTTCTGCTTGGAATTCTAATTTTCTGCTGTTCAAGAAAGAAACGTTCTAAAAATCCCCATCTCCTTGAGGATGATAGGTTTGACAAGCGGAAATCCTTCTCTATGTTTTCATCTAGAGACTTGACTAAAGACATGCGTTCTGACTATGATG GCTTGAAGTCTACGGATTCTCCAGCCATTATTGACATAAAGCCTGTTCAAAAATCTCCATCAACTGGTTTTAAGTCCCTTTCTGGCCGGTTGCAATCCTTTGCCAGAAGAAGCACCTCTGTGAAAGCTGTATCTTACGCTTTAGCAGACTTGCAGGTTGCGACAGGTAATTTTGCACCAGCTCGCCTTCTTGGGCAGGGCTCAATTGGACGTGTTTATAAGGCCAAATTTGAAAGTGGGAAG ATTTTGGCTGTGAAAAAAATTGACTCCTCACTGTTCCAAGGAGCACCACCACAAGAATTTTCTGACATCGTTGTGAGCATTTCCAAGATTCGTCATGCCAACATTGCCGAACTTGTTGGTTACTGTGCAGAACTAGGGCACCACATGTTAATTTACGAGTATTTCAGGAATGGCTCACTTAATGAGTTCTTACACATGTCAGATGACTACAGCAATCCTCTAACTTGGAACACAAGAGTCAAGATTGCTTTGGGCACTGCGCGTGCTATTGA GTACCTCCATGAGGTTTGCTCTCCATCCGTAATTCACAAGAACATCAAATCATCTAATATTTTTCTCGACCTTGAACTCAATCCTCGTCTATCTGATTATGGCTTGGCAACCTTTCATCAG CGCACTAGCCAAAACCTAGGGACGGGATACAATGCACCAGAATGCACGAAGCCATCAGCTTATACATTGAAGAGTGATGTTTACAGCTTTGGGGTAGTCATGTTGGAATTATTGACAGGTCGTAAGCCAGTTGACAG TTCAAAACCACGGTCAGAGGAGTGCCTTGTCCGATGGGCAACCCCACAGCTCCATGATCTTGACGCATTGTCAAAAATGGTCGACCCTGCCCTGCGAGGACTCTACGATCCCAAGTCAGTCTCCCGGTTTGCTGATATCATTGCCCTATGCGTTCAG CGAGAGTCCGAATTTCGGCCACCTATCTCAGAAGTTGTTCAGCAGTTGGTGCGGCTAGTTCAGCGCTCGACCGTGAACATGGATCTTGGTCTTTCTCGTCACTCTAGTAACTCGAGCAGCTATAGAGAAGATCTCCAATCTTCTCGTCGGCTGACCGACTTTTGA
- the LOC133725592 gene encoding protein STRUBBELIG-RECEPTOR FAMILY 5-like isoform X2 has protein sequence MYNSLTSKSKLSGWKSSGGDPCGDSWKGIKCSGSSVTEIKLSDLDLSGSMGYQLASLTSVTSFDVSNNKFSGDIPYQLPPNAKQIDLSNNGFTNTVPYSVSQMSNLETLNLGHNKLSGQLTDMFNKLTKLKKLDLSHNSLTGNLPQSFAKLSGLRTLYLQNNQFTGTINVLLYTPIDDLNVENNHFTGWIPNDLKSINIKSGGNNWSSGPSPPSPPGVYRNRGSGSSSSGGGEKSSVAKGLTIAGIAFAVLFLLGILIFCCSRKKRSKNPHLLEDDRFDKRKSFSMFSSRDLTKDMRSDYDGLKSTDSPAIIDIKPVQKSPSTGFKSLSGRLQSFARRSTSVKAVSYALADLQVATGNFAPARLLGQGSIGRVYKAKFESGKILAVKKIDSSLFQGAPPQEFSDIVVSISKIRHANIAELVGYCAELGHHMLIYEYFRNGSLNEFLHMSDDYSNPLTWNTRVKIALGTARAIEYLHEVCSPSVIHKNIKSSNIFLDLELNPRLSDYGLATFHQRTSQNLGTGYNAPECTKPSAYTLKSDVYSFGVVMLELLTGRKPVDSSKPRSEECLVRWATPQLHDLDALSKMVDPALRGLYDPKSVSRFADIIALCVQRESEFRPPISEVVQQLVRLVQRSTVNMDLGLSRHSSNSSSYREDLQSSRRLTDF, from the exons ATGTATAACAGCTTAACCTCTAAGTCAAAACTAAGTGGTTGGAAATCAAGTGGCGGTGACCCTTGTGGTGATTCTTGGAAAGGGATCAAATGCTCAGGCTCATCTGTAACTGAAAT AAAGTTGTCTGACCTTGATCTCAGTGGATCAATGGGGTACCAGCTTGCAAGCTTAACATCCGTCACCTCCTT TGACGTAAGCAACAACAAATTCAGCGGTGATATACCATATCAACTGCCTCCTAACGCAAAGCAAAT AGATCTTTCCAACAATGGCTTCACAAATACCGTACCATATTCAGTATCTCAGATGTCCAACCTTGAAACTCT AAATCTTGGTCATAACAAGCTCAGTGGACAGTTGACTGATATGTTTAATAAACTTACTAAACTTAAGAAGCT GGATCTATCTCACAACTCACTGACTGGCAACTTGCCTCAGAGTTTTGCAAAGCTCTCAGGCCTCAGGACATT GTATCTGCAGAACAATCAATTTACCGGGACGATAAATGTCCTACTGTACACTCCCATTGATGATTT GAATGTTGAAAACAACCACTTTACTGGCTGGATCCCTAATGATTTGAAGAGCATAAACATAAA GTCTGGAGGAAACAATTGGTCATCTGGGCCATCTCCACCTTCTCCCCCTGGTGTATACCGTAATAGGGGGTCAGGCAGCAGTAGCAGTGGTGGTGGGGAGAAGTCTTCAGTAGCCAAAGGATTGACAATAGCTGGGATAGCTTTCGCCGTGTTGTTTCTGCTTGGAATTCTAATTTTCTGCTGTTCAAGAAAGAAACGTTCTAAAAATCCCCATCTCCTTGAGGATGATAGGTTTGACAAGCGGAAATCCTTCTCTATGTTTTCATCTAGAGACTTGACTAAAGACATGCGTTCTGACTATGATG GCTTGAAGTCTACGGATTCTCCAGCCATTATTGACATAAAGCCTGTTCAAAAATCTCCATCAACTGGTTTTAAGTCCCTTTCTGGCCGGTTGCAATCCTTTGCCAGAAGAAGCACCTCTGTGAAAGCTGTATCTTACGCTTTAGCAGACTTGCAGGTTGCGACAGGTAATTTTGCACCAGCTCGCCTTCTTGGGCAGGGCTCAATTGGACGTGTTTATAAGGCCAAATTTGAAAGTGGGAAG ATTTTGGCTGTGAAAAAAATTGACTCCTCACTGTTCCAAGGAGCACCACCACAAGAATTTTCTGACATCGTTGTGAGCATTTCCAAGATTCGTCATGCCAACATTGCCGAACTTGTTGGTTACTGTGCAGAACTAGGGCACCACATGTTAATTTACGAGTATTTCAGGAATGGCTCACTTAATGAGTTCTTACACATGTCAGATGACTACAGCAATCCTCTAACTTGGAACACAAGAGTCAAGATTGCTTTGGGCACTGCGCGTGCTATTGA GTACCTCCATGAGGTTTGCTCTCCATCCGTAATTCACAAGAACATCAAATCATCTAATATTTTTCTCGACCTTGAACTCAATCCTCGTCTATCTGATTATGGCTTGGCAACCTTTCATCAG CGCACTAGCCAAAACCTAGGGACGGGATACAATGCACCAGAATGCACGAAGCCATCAGCTTATACATTGAAGAGTGATGTTTACAGCTTTGGGGTAGTCATGTTGGAATTATTGACAGGTCGTAAGCCAGTTGACAG TTCAAAACCACGGTCAGAGGAGTGCCTTGTCCGATGGGCAACCCCACAGCTCCATGATCTTGACGCATTGTCAAAAATGGTCGACCCTGCCCTGCGAGGACTCTACGATCCCAAGTCAGTCTCCCGGTTTGCTGATATCATTGCCCTATGCGTTCAG CGAGAGTCCGAATTTCGGCCACCTATCTCAGAAGTTGTTCAGCAGTTGGTGCGGCTAGTTCAGCGCTCGACCGTGAACATGGATCTTGGTCTTTCTCGTCACTCTAGTAACTCGAGCAGCTATAGAGAAGATCTCCAATCTTCTCGTCGGCTGACCGACTTTTGA